The nucleotide sequence ATTTTTGATTAAATGCtaggttaaagctgcactctcacagattaactgtttttattgtgttttggtATGAGCCAATTTGTgtgtagtattagtagtagtatgggaaccaataatataagattgctgaaaaaagatcGCAGGTATTCATAATTACGTTGCAAAAAGATGTTTAAggccaaaaatatataaatagaaaaacacgttttgcaataaaacattatatttctaaCGTAAATATGGAAACTGCGAGCTAttcttttatcagcaatcttatatcacggTTTCCAGACGTTGACGCAAAAATTGGcatattccaagacaaaaataaaatcagttgTCAAAACAGCTTTAATCCAAGTgtaatcaaatttaaatctttCATGTTTATGTACCAACTAATTGTCCAAATATGGAAAGTTGTTCCagtttttgtaatattaaacaCGCATTAACACTGtcaatatgattatatttaaatgttaacatcaaTAAAGaatatctttatattataaatagctcatttttgttgtataaagcattgttaaacatatgtccCCCATGCTACATTTCGCTTTGTACGAGTATATTTGTGtgttgaatgatttttttttttaaaatagcctCGTACTTATTATGTATTTTCGTCTCATATACTCATACTGTCATCCCATCATGAACTTAGttctttgaataaactttgaatttgTATTGGAAAAGAAATACACATGTAGTACCTTAACTTACATGCACGAATTGCACTAATTTCACGAATCTCACATTTTTGCAAATCTCACATTTTCACGAATCTCACAATTTCACGAATATTACAATTTAACGAATCTtataatttcaagaaattcCACAATATTGCGAATATCATAATGTCGTGAATCTCACAATTGTGCCGATGTGTTATTCTTACCCTTTTTTCTCCTTTCAGGTGTGTTCGGAAAACCAAAGAGTGAATGTCCGCCATCAACGCCTGTCGTCCGGTGTAAAGAGAGCCCATGCGCGAACTATGTATGCAAGGACCCAGAAGGGCTCGTTTGCAGGTAAGCCTATTGAAGACAAGATTTAAAGCccaatattttacttttaaaagttaattaacaCCAGAAATTTGACAGACTATTAAAATGATACGAGCGACACATGTATCATCGTTTTCATGTGAAGCGCATACATAGTTTTATGTAGGAAACAGGAGATTTATGGGGAAACCAACTTGTCCGGCCTTGTGACCGCTAACGAAACTCACATATGCCCAGGTGGAAACTTGAACTCGGGACGCCTAAGTGAGAAGATAGCGCACTGATTTCTGCTTTTACGTTTCTTTACATCATTGGCTTTTATCTATAGCATTGTCtaatatatttcattctttgttgttgttttttctgttttcaagGGAGAACTTTTGTGGAAGTTGCAATCGACATTGGTACAAGCGATTATACTTGGGATTGATACGAGAAGTTTGTAATCAAGAAGAGTACATTTCAACACCAACGCAGTGATCTTCCCTAGcttacgcagtgatctcccctagCTTACGCAGTTATCTCCCCTAGCCAACGCAGTGATCTTCTCTAGcttacgcagtgatctcccctaaCAAACGCAGTGATCTCTCCTAACcaacgcagtgatctccccagCCAACACAGTGATATTCTCAAACAAACAGTTTTCTCCCCTAAACTTACGCAGTGAACTCCCCTAACAAACACAGTGATCTCCCCTAACCAACACAGTGATCTCACCTAACCAACGCAGTGATCTTCCTTATCCAAAGTAGTGATATCCCTGACCAACGCACTGATCTCCCCTAGTCAACACAGTGATCTCTCCTAGCCAAAATGTAAAATCTTACGTATGTCTGACTCATTTTGACTTCACGATACATAATATGTAATTTTTGACAAAGAAGCATGTGTTAAAAGTTCGGAATTCATGTGCTTTCCTTTTAAGGACAGAAAGTAATCCCTTATGCAGCCAACTGTATAAAATTGGATAAACCATCTACTAACAACACTGTTTGGTTGTATAAACATTgattaatatatacaattgatttgacaataaacttttttatttaaaaggagGCATCATCCCATAAGCTAAAAATAGATCAACTGCTAAGCTCACCCTAGAAACAGAAACAAACGTATGACGTTTTCTCCGTTCTATATAGGTTTTCATTATCATCCCCGCAGAACCGAATGTATCGGGAGGGGAATATTGTGTTGGCGTTGTCCATCCatgccttttttattttgtaggGATTGGTCAGATattgttcaaacttggtcaattATTGTCCTTGATAAAATCTCGACCGCTTATAAAAATGAGTCATGGGATCaaaataggtcactaggtcaaatcttagagaAGCATTTTCACAACACAATAACATTATATCAAACCaatattgatgaaattttaacagaatgttttctttgatgAACTCTTTGATGAGCCCTTGGACAAATTTAAAACTgagtcacatgtgataaaaatgtaGCTCATAAGATCACATCTTAGATTATATttaccatatcatggtaatgctTGGTCAGATTATATTCAAACTTGGAAAAACAGAGATGATATATCCGctccaatcttcatgaaacttatacaaaaaaaaattatcgaTGGATTATTTTGGAATCAGGTCACacgtggtcaaaaactaggtacGTCTGTGcgtcaaatcttacaaaaaccttacaaaaaccttgtgaacattATTGATGCTAtacattttcaatgtttctgtcCAATACGCATGAAACTTCGCTGGAATGTTTTCCGtgatgaaatattgtatttgtatgataCTGGGTAACATCGGTTTCAGAAAGCAGGTTACTAGGTCAAATATAAATGGTacactgtaaaaaatattttattttaaacaattgcaaacatttcaacatCAGCTTAAGTCTGTGAATGAGTTATTGTGGGCGTGAggttttgttttctattttttcctTGACTAAACCGGCATGGGTTCGCTACCAAATAAACACGGTGCACGGTGGTTTCGACCGGTACCGACTTTCAAGACACCAGTCTGTAGATAACAtgaattttattgcaaaataaatatgtatatatactagtaggtaatttataaaatggtatgatgatacaatacaatgcaaagTTTGTCAGAGATGAATAACTCTGACCATTTTAGAATTATCTTCTTGCGACGGACACGTGACCataatatttggcaaatgaGCGGCATCCATACTGCGTGTCCTCTTTACCGTCCGTCGCTGCTTCCGGCGGGATCTGAATGTCCTTAAGGAGCGTCTCGGGACGCCTGTACTGATACCGTTTCCGGTATCGGCCTCTTCATCAATGTCCGAGTGTGAATCGATACTGTTTTCTAGAAATTGTTGTAATCTTTCGTCGCCCAAGTCTGTGGAATTTCTCGCCGCGAATTGTGTTACTTCGTCTTCCGTAAACGGTCGATGCACTGGCGGGGCTGATTTAGTGGAACGATCCGAGTAGAGGCTATTATTTGATTGGTTGAGGATGTTTACGGAAAGAGCCGAAACAGACAATGCAGTCCCGAAACGTTGCGGGGGTTGTCCGTTCATAATGGAGGAATTATCGGATCCAGTATTTGGATGCACCGAGTGCCAAGTggaaactgtaaaaaatattaaaatgaatgattgGTAATAGCGTTATTCTGTTTCATATGAGTTGTTATCGAATTTGATCAATCgattaagtaaaataaatataaatatcgcttatacatttaaacaacctgctttatatgacataataacTATTGTGACGTTAAGACAATGAAGAATGCTGATAGAGAaagctttaaaatgtaaatcgAACCGTTTGAACACCGTCATGTTTTGAACATTGCCATTGTGAGCGTTGCCATTGAGAACATTTAAGGCAGtaaatttggaaaacaaaacattaatcaTGTGAATATTGAGATTATTGAAATACGTAATAGAAGGTAATAAAGAGCGTTCTATTTGCTATAGTTGAACTATGTCAATGTAGGAAAAATGACAATTTCGCTTAAAGAATTGTTGTGATTATTAACGTTTAGATACGTCATTGTAAAATTTGTAATTGTGTAATTACGTGTTCCTTGCAATAGTTAGATTTTGTTGAGATTACGAACGTTAAATATGTAAACGTTGACCTCGAGACCGTCATCATTATGAATGAAATCGTTAGCATTTCTAATGTAAACGTTCATGTGTGAACGTGGACATATTGAGGTAACAAACTTTCCACATTAAACGTGAAGTTCCTTTGAgaattacattttcatttgtgCGAGAACACTGAAAGCTTACTAAACCTAATTCAACTATCAAATACCTGCATTGGTCATGAACGACTTTGTTAGCATTGACAATGTGAACGTTGACGTGTGAACGTTGACGATTGAACGTTGACATATTGAGATATCAAGCTTTAAGACATTATACGTTGAGGTAAGCTTCAAAGGgcatgtacatacatgtatacatatacgcGATCACTTCAAGCTTACCAAACCAAATTTAGAAGTTTCCAATTGCTAAATACCTGCACTGGCCATTCTACTGAGGTTACTCAGGTTGTTAATGCTGACCGTCTCGTAGCTCTGGGTGCGGCGCCTTGACATCACATTTTCTCGGGTGTTTTTCTGGGGTCGGAAAAGGACCACGTACACTTTTGTGATGAACAGCGTAATTAACGTCACAGTAGCGTTGATAAATGATGAAAAACACAGCGCCACTATCCTGATAGTGTTATCAGTCACTGAGAAGTAAATTGAAATGAAGGCTATCCAGAGGACGCAAAAGGAGTATGATCCAAATGTGATATAGCGAGTTTCGTTAAACCCGTCGGGTGTTTTTCTAGTCTTAAATGCGTAATAGATGCAAACTATCATCAATAAGAAAGGATACACTAACGCTCCAAGATAAGTAAAGTCTTTTGCATCCTCACAAACTCGCACGTTGTCCGCACGTGTCGGGTGCTCGTGAATCACTGCTGGTCTGTCTGATATCAGCCACGTGACAAGGGCAGCTAACTCTACAGAAACAATCGCTGACGTAATAAGAAGCTGCGATTTCGCACTTatgtatttaactttttttggcTTGCTAGTGTGTATATTGAACACTCGATAAATTCTGTTAGTCTTCACTAAGATGGCCGCGTAACAAACAGTGTAGCTCATCCCTAGCATAAACCGTGTCGTACCGCAGGACACTGGCGTAGGGTAAGCAACGAATGCGAACGTGGAAAGGTAGGACATTAAAACACCGAAAAGTAGTACAAAACTAAGTTCTTTCCCCGATGCCATAATAAGAGGTGTTTCCCTTTGCCAGTGGAACAATGCGGCGATGAGGCAGGTGATTATCGCCCCTAGGCATGACATTATGATCGCTACTATGGCAACCACGTGACTCATGTCAATCGTATCTTCCGGTATATCCGAACATCCGGTTTTCGACTGGTTCGTCTGTTTGCCAGGAGGACAGTCTAGACACGACTGGTTATATGTCTGAAAAGGACggtttttgtaaatttatttgagcagtatgtattcaaacaatttaagcaattataatattttaaaaaaagaagttaaGAATTAAGGAGTAAATTAAAGGCTTATTCGACGCATCTCTActacagaaaatgttaaaatgaacaaaaggtGGAAAGAATAGTTTCATTATATGCAAATGCTATGAATCCCACAGGGACCGATCTGCCGTATACCTCAAACGGGCCTTAAAAATGTTTCTTCTTAAACTGGGCACCATCTTTGTAATAACCTTTTGCCGAATCGGAACTCCAcggccatttttttaattatcaagcACTTACGTTGAGATATTGATATTCCGGGCACGTGTGACACGTCCAGCAGCACTTCCGGTTTGGTAGCGTATGTGTCGCCTGGCCGGCTACGCATGGTCTAGAACAGACCGAAGGGCGGTAGAGCGAGGAAATGTCCTTAAGCCAACGTATGTTCTTTTTGAATCGGCGCCGGTTCTCTGGAGAAAAGATGTTTTTAACCGAATGAAATAAAGGAACCAAAGGCTTCAAGGGCATTGAGGGAAATGTATGGGTTATCACGGATTAATGGGAGAGGAGGTGGGGTGCACACGATATGCGTCTCATCTTAAACTGACATAGTGATTTTTTCCTGTAAATCCAGTCCTGTTAGTCCAGTGACTAATTGAATGTTATATTTAGGGTGTGTAGGGTACTACTTCTTGCTGACCGTTGGCACACGTTCGTCTTTGTACgatatatatttagtttgtaATTGTTTCTAATAGAAGAACATTTCAAACGAATATATATCACCCCTATTTAACTTGACCTGTATTCAAAGAGAAGGGACGCGACCATTGAAAAGGcgcttatattttgaaatattagtaTTATCTAACCTTATCAAATGCTCAGTCTGTCAAACGCTATATTTCGTTTGTAAGTGAACGTGATTTTATGGTATTTATAAGCATTTTTAGATTGTAGTTTGCATTTCTTGCATGacagtgttttaaaattatcaacattttccCTTTGCTTAACATTAAGTAAAATTAAGAATgtcaaaaatatgtatttcggaTATGCTTTCAAGTTCGGACAATATACGACTATACGGGAAACATATCTGATCTGCAACTTATACTTTACTTCATAATTGTTCAAAAGAACAATTTATATGGGTTGCAGTGCTATATATGTTCGATTCAACTGAtgtcaaatcattattttattctgtGACATTTTACTGTAAGAATCATGTAACTAGTCAACTAAAACTGTCATCCTTTAAATGCTAAAGTGCATTTTCGGTGTAAAAGTGCCAAAATAGTTCcagcaaatatttcacatattaaGTTTGCCTGGAAAGGTACCATATTCCGTCGTGGAAAGTAGATGTAACTAAACTCTCGTTTCGAATATTTTACTGAAtttcggtaaacctcgttttcgTAAAATATCTTGTTCTCGATTTGTTTACATCTATAATCCATCAACTGCATGTTTCAATCTAAATTCAACAAAACTGTATCGGAGGAGGTACCCCAATTATCCATACCGCATTTGGAGCCTACCTTGTTCATTCTGGGCCGGGGGTGGGGCACTTATTGCACCACCTCCAAGTGCACCCCTTTAATTACCAAGCCTGGAGCCGCCCTCGTTAACATCCCCAAATAAGGAAAGAAAGTGTGCCTTTGAAGTACATAACTCAGACAAAAAAGTGTTGGATCAATGgtgttaaaacaatgttattccGGTGTCCTTCTATACCGTACCTTAACCAAAGGCTTAAACATAAAGGCGAGTCTAACCGTCAATGTATCCAAGACTAAACATAAGGACGAGCCTTACCGTCAATGAATCCAAGACTAAACAAAAGGACGAACCTTACCATCAATGTATCCAAGACTAAACAAAAGGACGAGCCTTACCATCAATGTATCCAAGACTAAACATAAGGACGAGTCCTACCGTCAATGTCTCCAAGACTAAACATAAGTACGAGAGCCTTACCGTCAATGTCTCCAAGACTAAACATAAGGACGAGCCGTACCATCAATGtatccaagacaaaacataaggACGAGCCTTACCGCCATTTTCTCCAAGACTAAACATAAGGACCAGCCCTACCGTCAATGTCTCCAAGACTAAACATAAGGACGAGCCTTACCGTAAATGTCTCCAAGACTAAACATAAGGACGAGCCTTACCGTCAATGTATCCAAGACTAAACATAAGGACGAGCCTTACCGTCAATGTCTCCAACCTCTTCCCATTTATACGTGTTG is from Mya arenaria isolate MELC-2E11 chromosome 9, ASM2691426v1 and encodes:
- the LOC128202840 gene encoding metabotropic glutamate receptor 3-like translates to MAILWKILVAATCVSLFTRCLSQQTNNQKVDIRGDFLIGALFPIHNLHEGGTCGHVIQDQSGIQNLEALLFALNKVNTEILKGKNFKLGTLAYDTCYSDTEALRRAQQYVTFRTYTLGLESMFKCTDDSTPRLKTEGKLIGVVGAATSGVSIQLATFFRLFKIPQISYGATSTELSDTSRYDFFLRTVPSDRHQALAIVQILTRMEWTYVTVIYEDTSYGVMGYGEIEKYAQQNDICIAQAYKVKRFIDSEDINRAEIEDVVKSLLVHNNTEGKTVVILFASDDIVESVFSVTSDLNLKNRFRWVGSDAWTGRTVRSSQVAEGAIGVQPKIVKVPDFDKYFLGLRPDSHKQDPWFREYWDQVFNCSTQANETIDTGKKHTPHLARTCNPKLNLSEERGTYNRNLNTYAVMDAVYAFAYALKAWHEGVCGTIDNTICYELQEAKAEDLMTKGYLKNVSFDDPAGFRFKFHNSSGPARYSIMQYIHNKTTNTYKWEEVGDIDENRRRFKKNIRWLKDISSLYRPSVCSRPCVAGQATHTLPNRKCCWTCHTCPEYQYLNTYNQSCLDCPPGKQTNQSKTGCSDIPEDTIDMSHVVAIVAIIMSCLGAIITCLIAALFHWQRETPLIMASGKELSFVLLFGVLMSYLSTFAFVAYPTPVSCGTTRFMLGMSYTVCYAAILVKTNRIYRVFNIHTSKPKKVKYISAKSQLLITSAIVSVELAALVTWLISDRPAVIHEHPTRADNVRVCEDAKDFTYLGALVYPFLLMIVCIYYAFKTRKTPDGFNETRYITFGSYSFCVLWIAFISIYFSVTDNTIRIVALCFSSFINATVTLITLFITKVYVVLFRPQKNTRENVMSRRRTQSYETVSINNLSNLSRMASAVSTWHSVHPNTGSDNSSIMNGQPPQRFGTALSVSALSVNILNQSNNSLYSDRSTKSAPPVHRPFTEDEVTQFAARNSTDLGDERLQQFLENSIDSHSDIDEEADTGNGISTGVPRRSLRTFRSRRKQRRTVKRTRSMDAAHLPNIMVTCPSQEDNSKMVRVIHL